The following are encoded in a window of Stigmatella erecta genomic DNA:
- a CDS encoding PPK2 family polyphosphate kinase — MTELTLNKPGQKVRLSDYPEKPPKGLTEKKVQAEFGELCQELFDLQDLLWGARQNSVLVVLQGRDTAGKDGAINHVVGCLNPRGVHVTSFGAPTQEELEHDFLWRVHRHAPRRGEFAIFNRSHYEDVLVARVNKLVPKPLWKERFGHILDFEELLAEHGTLVLKFFLHISLEEQEKRLLKREQDPRKAWKINAGDWKDRDHWDDYTEAYEDALSRTSTKAAPWTIVPADAKWYRNLVVARAIAEALRPYRKAWQAQLDAVGEAKKKELAQYRQKK, encoded by the coding sequence ATGACCGAGCTCACGTTGAACAAGCCGGGCCAGAAGGTCCGGCTGTCGGATTACCCGGAGAAGCCCCCCAAGGGGCTGACCGAGAAGAAGGTCCAGGCGGAGTTCGGAGAGCTGTGCCAAGAGCTCTTCGATCTCCAGGATTTGCTCTGGGGCGCGCGGCAGAACTCCGTGCTGGTCGTCCTGCAAGGCCGGGACACGGCGGGCAAGGACGGGGCCATCAACCACGTGGTGGGCTGCCTCAACCCTCGGGGCGTCCACGTGACGTCCTTCGGCGCGCCCACCCAGGAAGAACTCGAGCACGACTTTCTCTGGCGCGTTCACCGCCATGCCCCCCGGCGGGGCGAGTTCGCCATCTTCAACCGCTCGCACTACGAGGACGTGCTCGTGGCGCGCGTGAACAAGCTGGTGCCCAAGCCGCTCTGGAAGGAGCGCTTCGGCCACATCCTCGACTTCGAGGAGCTGCTGGCCGAGCACGGCACCCTCGTCCTCAAGTTCTTCCTCCACATCAGCCTCGAGGAGCAGGAGAAGCGGCTGCTCAAGCGCGAGCAGGACCCGCGCAAGGCCTGGAAGATCAACGCCGGGGACTGGAAGGACCGCGACCACTGGGATGACTACACGGAGGCGTACGAGGACGCCCTGTCCCGCACGTCGACCAAGGCGGCGCCGTGGACCATCGTGCCGGCGGACGCCAAGTGGTACCGCAACCTCGTGGTGGCGCGCGCCATCGCCGAGGCCCTGCGTCCCTACCGCAAGGCCTGGCAGGCCCAGCTCGACGCGGTGGGCGAGGCCAAGAAGAAGGAGCTCGCCCAGTACCGCCAGAAGAAGTGA
- a CDS encoding MBL fold metallo-hydrolase: protein MSEAIRGMPPPPPPARPRAAAVVTLYRRVGGRLEVFWVKREKALSFAGGFYAFPGGKVDAADAAVPVRGASGEEAAARGAAARELFEETGVLVAEGAEAVPPERLKQWRQELLAGQRPWGELLAREGLVLRAEDFVPAGRWITPAFMPVRFDARFFAVEMPPHAQAEMWPGEFTEAAWVAPAEALARWERGTALLHTPNLYALKVLSQPGPMEASVERLASPPHCSEFVTRRIEFQQGVRVVALETLTLPPATHTNTYVLGNGELLIVDPGAADSREYGKLLELMASMKEEGLRPVAVFLTHHHGDHIGGAQAVKEALGIPLWCHARTADRLDFAADRLLEEGEVLELAGSPPQRWRVLHTPGHARGHLTLVDELSHAAVVGDMVAGVGTIVIDPPEGNMRDYLAQLARLRDWPVTTLYPAHGVPIPDGPGKLQEYIGHRAAREARILEAVSTSGTPLPQVVERAYADTPPFLFPVAERSALASLEKLMDEGKVRVEAGQYFRV, encoded by the coding sequence ATGAGCGAGGCGATTCGAGGCATGCCCCCCCCGCCGCCGCCGGCCCGTCCGCGCGCGGCGGCCGTGGTGACGCTGTACCGGCGGGTGGGCGGGCGGCTGGAGGTGTTCTGGGTCAAGCGCGAGAAGGCGCTGAGCTTCGCGGGCGGCTTCTACGCGTTTCCGGGCGGGAAGGTGGACGCGGCGGACGCGGCGGTGCCGGTGCGGGGCGCCTCGGGCGAGGAGGCCGCCGCGCGCGGGGCCGCCGCCCGGGAGCTGTTCGAGGAGACCGGGGTGCTGGTGGCCGAAGGCGCGGAGGCGGTGCCCCCGGAGCGGCTGAAGCAGTGGCGCCAGGAGCTGCTGGCGGGCCAGCGCCCCTGGGGGGAGCTGCTGGCACGGGAGGGGCTGGTGCTCCGGGCGGAGGACTTCGTCCCGGCGGGCCGGTGGATCACCCCCGCGTTCATGCCCGTGCGCTTCGATGCCCGGTTCTTCGCGGTGGAGATGCCGCCCCACGCCCAGGCGGAGATGTGGCCGGGGGAGTTCACCGAGGCGGCCTGGGTGGCGCCCGCCGAGGCCCTGGCCCGCTGGGAGCGGGGCACGGCCCTGCTGCACACCCCCAACCTCTACGCGCTGAAGGTCTTGAGCCAGCCGGGCCCGATGGAGGCGAGCGTCGAGCGCCTGGCCTCCCCCCCGCACTGCTCGGAGTTCGTCACCCGGCGCATCGAGTTCCAGCAGGGTGTCCGGGTGGTGGCCCTGGAGACGCTCACCTTGCCGCCCGCCACGCACACCAACACGTACGTGCTGGGCAATGGCGAACTGCTCATCGTGGACCCGGGGGCGGCGGATTCCCGCGAGTACGGGAAGCTGCTGGAGCTGATGGCCTCGATGAAAGAGGAGGGGCTGCGGCCCGTGGCCGTCTTCCTCACCCACCACCATGGGGACCACATCGGCGGGGCCCAGGCGGTGAAGGAGGCGCTGGGCATTCCCCTGTGGTGCCACGCGCGCACGGCGGACCGCCTGGACTTCGCCGCGGACCGGCTGCTGGAGGAGGGCGAGGTGCTGGAGCTGGCGGGCAGTCCGCCCCAGCGCTGGCGCGTGTTGCACACGCCGGGGCATGCCCGGGGGCACCTCACCCTGGTGGATGAGCTGAGCCATGCGGCGGTGGTGGGCGACATGGTGGCCGGCGTGGGCACCATCGTCATTGATCCGCCCGAGGGAAACATGCGCGACTACCTGGCGCAGCTCGCGCGGCTCCGGGACTGGCCGGTCACCACGCTGTACCCCGCGCACGGCGTCCCCATCCCCGATGGGCCGGGCAAGCTCCAAGAGTACATCGGCCACCGCGCGGCGCGCGAGGCCCGCATCCTGGAGGCCGTTTCCACCTCCGGCACCCCGTTGCCGCAAGTCGTGGAGCGCGCCTACGCGGACACGCCCCCCTTCCTGTTCCCGGTGGCCGAGCGCAGCGCGCTGGCCTCCCTGGAGAAGCTCATGGACGAGGGGAAGGTCCGTGTGGAGGCGGGCCAGTACTTCCGGGTGTAG
- a CDS encoding HD domain-containing protein — translation MRIRDPIHGTISVSGPEKAIIDSRHYQRLRHVRQLGFGDLAFPGATHTRHAHSLGAMHVASRLFGAVAERSELPEDVRTRFHTAVRLAVLCHDLGHMPLSHASERIAPPRAALRLPAWLDATAEGPQATHEDFTAKILLDSSLTPLIEKHFGPLGIRADAVVGLITGARSPKDPGFTHRGVDWTPLLRAIVSGELDADRMDYLLRDSFYTGVNYGRYDFDWIISNLNPAVKDGRAYLALSRAAAFAFEDFLLSRYHMFVSVYYHHTSVNFDHMLRRYYEEAPGEFEIPADPEEFLLSDDAALWYTLRRSKNRWAERISLRRGFKLLAQFTERDAGYDMDVLRSALVAGQFEHYIVESRGVLSKYFAEGERGPSLFIMDVSTGRLTEVARYTPLYQRYSGSVRLTRIYVRPDQVEAARALMARLLGQAGEES, via the coding sequence ATGCGGATTCGCGACCCCATTCACGGCACCATCTCCGTGAGCGGCCCGGAAAAGGCCATCATCGACAGCCGCCACTACCAGCGGCTGCGCCACGTACGCCAACTGGGCTTCGGGGACCTGGCATTCCCCGGCGCCACCCACACCCGGCACGCCCACTCGCTCGGGGCCATGCACGTGGCGTCCCGGCTGTTCGGCGCCGTGGCGGAGCGCTCGGAGCTGCCCGAGGACGTGCGCACCCGGTTCCACACCGCCGTCCGGCTGGCCGTGCTGTGCCATGACCTGGGCCACATGCCCCTGTCCCACGCCTCCGAGCGCATCGCCCCGCCGAGGGCCGCGCTGCGGCTGCCGGCCTGGCTGGACGCCACCGCCGAGGGGCCCCAGGCCACCCACGAAGATTTCACCGCCAAGATTCTGCTCGACAGCTCGCTCACGCCCCTCATCGAGAAGCACTTCGGGCCGCTGGGCATCCGGGCGGATGCGGTGGTGGGGCTCATCACCGGTGCTCGGTCCCCCAAGGATCCGGGCTTCACCCACCGGGGGGTGGACTGGACGCCGCTGCTGCGCGCCATCGTCTCGGGGGAGCTGGACGCGGACCGGATGGACTACCTGCTGCGCGACTCCTTCTATACGGGGGTCAACTATGGCCGGTACGACTTCGATTGGATCATCTCCAACCTGAACCCGGCGGTGAAGGACGGGCGGGCCTACCTGGCGCTGAGCCGGGCCGCGGCGTTCGCCTTCGAGGACTTCCTGCTCAGCCGCTACCACATGTTCGTGTCGGTCTATTACCACCACACCTCGGTGAACTTCGACCACATGCTGCGGCGCTACTACGAGGAGGCGCCCGGGGAGTTCGAGATCCCGGCGGACCCGGAGGAGTTCCTGCTCAGCGACGACGCGGCGCTCTGGTACACGCTGCGCCGCTCGAAGAACCGGTGGGCCGAGCGCATCTCGCTGCGGCGGGGCTTCAAGCTGCTGGCGCAGTTCACCGAGCGCGACGCGGGCTATGACATGGACGTGCTGCGCAGCGCGCTGGTGGCGGGCCAGTTCGAGCACTACATCGTCGAGTCCCGGGGCGTGCTCTCCAAGTACTTCGCGGAGGGCGAGCGCGGCCCCAGCCTCTTCATCATGGATGTGTCCACGGGGCGGCTCACCGAGGTGGCGCGCTACACGCCGCTGTACCAGCGCTACAGCGGCTCGGTGCGGCTCACGCGCATCTACGTGCGGCCCGACCAGGTGGAGGCGGCGCGCGCCCTGATGGCGCGGCTGCTGGGACAGGCTGGGGAGGAGTCATGA
- a CDS encoding D-alanine--D-alanine ligase family protein, with translation MHIVILHNRDHDLLEEDPGREAREDVMRVAAFLCEALTRGTTHAEPLAVEGNRLDFVDTLRQLQPDLVINLCESLAADSRGEILIPGLLDLLGLPYTGSSALSLGLALHKPKAKELLRARGISTPAFAVVQRPEDVKAVDLPYPLIVKPAHEDASMGVDFDSVVHTPAELARAAIAVLSTFHQPALVEQFIQGREIYVPLLGNAPRRALPLTEIHFGQAFENRPNIVSYKAKWETESPECRDSTSALCRLEDTALEERLIQTAVGAFSALDCQDYGRVDLRVSAEGVPYVIDINPNCDLHPGAGFAKAAAAAGIDYPALANRLVEIALERTHGNPSHRTKGPGTARRVDPPNRNVLAGRGPVRHRAGGPRAHAE, from the coding sequence ATGCACATCGTCATCCTGCATAACCGCGACCACGACCTTCTCGAGGAAGACCCAGGAAGGGAGGCCCGTGAGGATGTGATGCGCGTGGCCGCCTTCCTGTGCGAGGCCCTGACCCGGGGCACCACGCACGCCGAGCCGCTCGCCGTCGAGGGAAACCGGCTGGATTTCGTGGACACCCTGCGCCAGTTGCAGCCGGACCTGGTCATCAACCTGTGCGAGTCCCTGGCGGCCGACAGCCGCGGGGAGATCCTCATCCCGGGCCTGCTGGACCTGCTCGGGCTGCCCTACACGGGCTCGTCCGCCCTCTCGCTGGGCCTGGCGCTGCACAAGCCCAAGGCCAAGGAGTTGCTGCGCGCCCGGGGCATCTCCACCCCGGCCTTCGCGGTGGTGCAGCGCCCCGAGGACGTGAAGGCCGTGGACCTGCCCTACCCGCTCATCGTCAAGCCCGCGCACGAGGACGCCAGCATGGGCGTGGACTTCGACTCGGTGGTGCACACGCCGGCGGAGCTGGCCCGGGCGGCCATCGCCGTGCTGAGCACCTTCCACCAGCCCGCGCTCGTGGAGCAGTTCATCCAGGGCCGGGAAATCTATGTGCCGCTCCTGGGCAACGCGCCGCGCCGGGCGCTTCCTCTGACGGAGATCCACTTCGGGCAGGCCTTCGAGAACCGGCCCAACATCGTCTCCTACAAAGCCAAGTGGGAAACAGAATCGCCCGAGTGCCGCGACAGCACCTCCGCGCTGTGCCGGCTGGAGGACACCGCGCTCGAGGAGCGGCTGATTCAGACCGCCGTGGGCGCTTTCTCGGCGCTGGACTGCCAGGACTACGGACGCGTAGACCTGCGCGTCTCCGCCGAGGGCGTGCCGTACGTCATCGACATCAACCCCAACTGCGACCTCCACCCCGGTGCGGGATTCGCCAAGGCCGCCGCGGCGGCCGGCATCGACTATCCCGCCCTGGCCAACCGCCTGGTGGAGATCGCCCTGGAAAGGACTCATGGAAATCCGTCCCATCGAACCAAAGGACCGGGAACCGCTCGCCGCGTTGATCCGCCGAATCGAAACGTTCTCGCCGGAAGAGGTCCAGTGCGCCATCGAGCTGGTGGACCTCGCGCTCACGCCGAATAA
- a CDS encoding GNAT family N-acetyltransferase — translation MDLALTPNNPDYTILVADRDGTGGIVGYVCYGATPMTEGTYDLYWIASDPTVRGQGVGASLISGMEGDMRRRGARIIRVETSATEAYGPTRGFYASMKYKEESRFRDFYKVGDDLIVLAKRL, via the coding sequence GTGGACCTCGCGCTCACGCCGAATAACCCCGACTACACCATCCTCGTGGCGGACCGGGACGGCACCGGGGGCATCGTGGGCTACGTGTGCTACGGGGCCACGCCGATGACCGAGGGGACGTACGATCTGTACTGGATCGCCTCGGACCCGACGGTGCGGGGCCAGGGCGTGGGCGCCTCGCTGATCTCCGGCATGGAAGGGGACATGCGCCGGCGCGGGGCCCGCATCATCCGCGTGGAGACGAGCGCCACGGAGGCCTATGGCCCCACGCGCGGCTTCTATGCCTCCATGAAGTACAAGGAGGAGTCCCGGTTCCGGGACTTCTACAAGGTCGGGGACGACCTCATCGTGCTGGCCAAGCGGCTCTAA
- a CDS encoding transglutaminase-like domain-containing protein, protein MTRSRSHALWLLTAALLSAAPALAQAPASPARAAAPHTVSDVLQVPRPKGGEWLGLYLMDKKVGYFFTDVARVPGRKDQVRAVSELVFKATVGTKLSERVHREERVYEAKPGGRLLSFVVDQRGDGGTQRLEATNTPGGMKVVRKRPGQPDEVLTVAASAEKTEDADQARVAIYRKAAVEGIVTDGTDLQGYKVTTTTEPAEERMVRGVKVRLSRAQTISEKEKVPVTAYFTEDGEMVEVDFGQTMKARAETEAVAKRLDVVEVFGLTRIVLPKKLPVEAKAVPGRAVLVMTGLPEKFQQDSYRQKYVKLPEGRVEVTLLSDFPKPANLKPLPVADPDGGENLKATIIVESDNAEIRKLAKTLVGAEKDAYAASKKIVTWVATNLAKDYGASADRATDVLRQKKGDCTEHSLLAVALLRAAGIPARRVDGVVYMVNEDQVPAFYWHEWIEAYVGEWTQMDPTFNQPVADATHFGVGREGNAEITPLIGQLKVVEVKDKPSTPVKP, encoded by the coding sequence ATGACCCGCTCCCGTTCTCACGCCCTCTGGCTGCTCACCGCCGCGCTGCTGAGCGCGGCCCCGGCGCTGGCCCAGGCGCCCGCGTCCCCCGCCCGCGCGGCGGCCCCTCACACCGTCTCGGATGTGCTCCAGGTGCCCCGCCCCAAGGGGGGCGAGTGGCTGGGGCTGTACCTGATGGACAAGAAGGTCGGGTACTTCTTCACGGACGTGGCGCGGGTGCCCGGGCGCAAGGACCAGGTGCGGGCCGTCTCCGAGCTGGTCTTCAAGGCCACCGTGGGCACGAAGCTCTCCGAGCGCGTGCACCGCGAGGAGCGCGTGTACGAGGCGAAGCCCGGGGGACGGCTGCTGTCGTTCGTGGTGGACCAGCGCGGGGATGGCGGCACGCAGCGGCTGGAGGCCACCAACACGCCGGGCGGCATGAAGGTGGTGCGCAAGCGCCCCGGCCAGCCCGACGAGGTGCTGACGGTGGCGGCCAGCGCCGAGAAGACGGAGGACGCGGACCAGGCGCGCGTGGCCATCTACCGCAAGGCGGCGGTGGAGGGCATCGTCACGGATGGGACGGACCTGCAGGGCTACAAGGTCACCACCACGACGGAGCCCGCCGAGGAGCGGATGGTGCGCGGGGTGAAGGTGCGGCTGAGCCGGGCGCAGACGATCTCCGAGAAGGAGAAGGTGCCGGTGACGGCCTACTTCACCGAGGACGGGGAGATGGTGGAGGTGGACTTCGGCCAGACGATGAAGGCGCGGGCCGAGACCGAGGCGGTGGCCAAGCGGCTGGACGTGGTGGAGGTGTTCGGGCTCACGCGCATCGTGCTGCCGAAGAAGCTGCCCGTGGAGGCCAAGGCCGTGCCGGGCCGGGCGGTGCTGGTGATGACGGGGCTGCCGGAGAAGTTCCAGCAGGACAGCTACCGGCAGAAGTACGTGAAGCTGCCGGAGGGGCGCGTGGAGGTGACGCTGCTGTCGGACTTCCCGAAGCCCGCGAACCTCAAGCCGCTGCCGGTGGCGGATCCCGACGGGGGCGAGAACCTCAAGGCGACGATCATCGTCGAGAGCGACAACGCGGAGATCCGCAAGCTGGCCAAGACGCTGGTGGGCGCGGAGAAGGACGCGTACGCGGCGTCGAAGAAGATCGTCACCTGGGTGGCCACGAACCTGGCGAAGGACTACGGGGCGAGCGCGGACCGGGCCACGGACGTGCTGCGGCAGAAGAAGGGCGACTGCACGGAGCACTCGCTCCTGGCGGTGGCGCTGCTGCGCGCGGCGGGGATTCCAGCGCGGCGGGTGGACGGGGTGGTCTACATGGTGAACGAGGATCAGGTGCCCGCGTTCTACTGGCACGAGTGGATCGAAGCGTACGTGGGCGAGTGGACGCAGATGGACCCGACGTTCAACCAGCCCGTGGCGGACGCGACGCACTTCGGCGTGGGCCGCGAGGGCAACGCGGAAATCACGCCGCTCATCGGCCAGCTCAAGGTGGTGGAAGTGAAGGACAAGCCTTCCACCCCCGTGAAGCCGTAG